A DNA window from Pseudomonas tohonis contains the following coding sequences:
- a CDS encoding MFS transporter, which yields MPVALYALTAGAFGIGVTEFIIMGLLLEVGGDLGVSISAAGLLISGYALGVVAGAPLLTALSARWPRKTTLLALMVIFTLGNLACALAPNYTALMAARVLTSFAHGTFFGVGSVVATSLVAADRRASAIAIIFTGLTVATILGVPFGTWLGQAMGWRAAFWAVTVVGVVALVIIALFVPRDREKPAPSSLREDFRVLGRPAVLLGLLTTVLGFGGVFTVFSYIAPLLTRVSGFGEAAVSPVLLVFGAGLVLGNLLGGRLADRRLLPALLGSMAALAVVLGLMGFVLENQVAVIAFTFLLGVAGFATVPPLQIWVLEKAEGAGQSVAASFNIAAFNLGNALGAWLGGSVIDQGPGLIALPWAAASLPILALAVALFALRLEKRRDARLAMA from the coding sequence ATGCCCGTCGCTCTCTACGCCCTCACAGCCGGTGCCTTCGGCATCGGTGTCACCGAATTCATCATCATGGGATTGCTGCTGGAGGTCGGCGGCGACCTTGGCGTTTCCATCTCCGCCGCCGGCCTGCTGATCTCCGGCTACGCCCTCGGCGTGGTCGCCGGCGCCCCGCTGCTCACCGCCCTCAGCGCACGCTGGCCACGCAAGACCACGCTGCTGGCGTTGATGGTGATCTTCACCCTCGGCAACCTCGCCTGCGCCCTGGCGCCCAACTACACCGCGCTGATGGCCGCGCGGGTGCTCACCTCATTCGCCCACGGCACCTTCTTCGGCGTCGGCTCGGTGGTCGCCACCAGCCTGGTGGCCGCCGACCGTCGCGCCTCGGCCATCGCCATCATCTTCACCGGCCTCACCGTCGCCACCATCCTCGGCGTGCCCTTCGGCACCTGGCTCGGCCAGGCCATGGGCTGGCGCGCGGCCTTCTGGGCGGTGACCGTGGTCGGCGTGGTGGCGCTGGTGATCATCGCCCTGTTCGTCCCCCGCGACCGCGAGAAGCCTGCCCCCAGCAGCCTGCGCGAAGATTTCCGCGTGCTCGGCCGCCCCGCCGTGCTGCTCGGCCTGCTCACCACCGTGCTGGGCTTTGGCGGCGTGTTCACCGTGTTCAGCTACATCGCACCGTTGCTGACCCGTGTCAGCGGCTTCGGCGAAGCGGCCGTCTCGCCGGTGCTGCTGGTGTTCGGTGCCGGCCTGGTGCTGGGCAACCTGCTGGGCGGCCGCCTCGCCGACCGCCGCCTGCTGCCGGCACTCCTCGGCAGCATGGCCGCCCTGGCCGTGGTGCTGGGCCTGATGGGCTTCGTGCTGGAAAACCAGGTCGCGGTCATCGCCTTCACCTTCCTGCTCGGCGTCGCCGGCTTCGCCACCGTGCCGCCCCTGCAGATCTGGGTGCTGGAAAAGGCCGAAGGTGCCGGCCAGAGCGTGGCCGCCAGCTTCAACATCGCTGCCTTCAACCTGGGCAACGCCCTGGGCGCCTGGCTCGGTGGCAGCGTCATCGACCAGGGCCCCGGCCTCATCGCCCTGCCCTGGGCCGCCGCCAGCCTGCCGATCCTCGCCCTCGCCGTCGCCCTCTTCGCCCTGCGCCTGGAAAAACGCCGCGACGCCCGGCTGGCCATGGCCTGA
- a CDS encoding HigA family addiction module antitoxin has protein sequence MIKNGMRPIHPGEILREEFLVPLDMSVNALAGALRVPATRLHEIVKERRAISADTALRLARYFGGEAQSWLNLQASYDLRVAELDHGAEIEADVSPRVA, from the coding sequence ATGATTAAGAACGGCATGCGTCCCATCCATCCCGGTGAAATCCTCCGTGAGGAATTCCTCGTGCCGCTGGACATGAGCGTCAACGCGCTGGCCGGTGCCTTGCGCGTTCCGGCCACCCGCCTGCACGAGATCGTCAAGGAGCGTCGCGCCATTTCCGCCGATACCGCGCTGCGGCTGGCCCGCTACTTCGGTGGCGAGGCACAGTCCTGGCTCAACCTGCAGGCTTCCTATGACTTGCGGGTCGCCGAGCTGGACCACGGTGCGGAAATCGAGGCCGATGTGTCCCCTCGCGTCGCCTGA
- a CDS encoding AAA family ATPase → MHTTFRTGLVVGKFSPLHLGHERLIRAAQGQCERLLLLCWSLPELPGCEAGRRERWLRLRFPELQAEVVTPARIQAWREQGKRLPDLPHNDAPEFEPRQFVAEFCQAVFGTTVDAVFTSEGYGEGFAAHLAGVFGHSVRHVCVDPQRLAVPVSGTRLRADPHGLRDFLAPEVHADFVERIVLLGGESTGKSSLAIALAAALDAPCVAEFGREHWVAKDGQLEFDDLLHIGRTQVAREDQAALTAGRYLVCDTSALTTLFYSHAMFGRAEAELATLAERPYAHTFLCADDFPFVQDGTRQDETFRRRQQAWYRAELQRRGWPFQVLTGPLEARVEQVLGHLRNASPG, encoded by the coding sequence ATGCACACGACCTTTCGCACCGGCCTGGTGGTGGGCAAGTTCTCGCCGCTGCACCTGGGCCATGAGCGGCTGATCCGCGCGGCCCAGGGGCAATGCGAGCGGCTGTTGCTGCTCTGCTGGTCCCTCCCCGAGCTGCCGGGTTGCGAGGCCGGGCGCCGTGAGCGCTGGCTGCGCCTGCGCTTTCCGGAGTTGCAGGCCGAGGTGGTCACCCCGGCCCGCATCCAGGCCTGGCGGGAGCAGGGCAAGCGCCTGCCCGACCTGCCCCACAACGACGCCCCCGAGTTCGAGCCGCGCCAGTTCGTCGCCGAGTTCTGCCAGGCGGTGTTCGGCACCACGGTGGACGCGGTGTTCACCAGCGAGGGCTATGGCGAGGGGTTCGCCGCGCACCTGGCGGGTGTCTTCGGGCACTCGGTGCGGCACGTCTGCGTCGACCCGCAGCGCCTCGCCGTGCCCGTTTCCGGCACCCGCCTGCGGGCCGACCCCCACGGGTTGCGGGACTTCCTCGCCCCCGAGGTGCACGCCGACTTCGTCGAACGGATCGTCCTGCTCGGCGGCGAATCCACCGGCAAGAGCAGCCTCGCCATCGCCCTGGCCGCCGCGCTCGACGCGCCTTGCGTGGCCGAGTTCGGCCGCGAGCACTGGGTGGCGAAGGACGGCCAGCTGGAGTTCGATGACCTGCTGCACATCGGCCGCACCCAGGTGGCGCGGGAAGACCAGGCAGCGCTCACGGCCGGGCGCTACCTGGTCTGCGACACCTCGGCGCTGACCACGCTGTTCTACAGCCACGCGATGTTCGGCCGCGCCGAGGCCGAGCTGGCCACCCTGGCCGAACGCCCCTATGCGCACACCTTCCTCTGCGCCGACGACTTCCCCTTCGTCCAGGACGGCACCCGCCAGGACGAAACCTTCCGCCGCCGCCAGCAGGCCTGGTACCGCGCCGAACTGCAACGCCGCGGCTGGCCCTTCCAGGTACTCACCGGCCCGCTGGAGGCGCGGGTGGAGCAGGTGCTGGGCCATCTGCGCAACGCCTCCCCGGGCTGA
- a CDS encoding putative adhesin, whose translation MKLAEIHDDVFMCNIMVFAGHGGFCRVYRNRPRMITVPSNTTITFWCPDQSGQFSSLSTLDNDIGKLIDVTNGLSEMCKTMRASNDRLPVTYEPGDQIKNYVLMSPQSLQLGEARSLSRLVTVQQSGIGSTKGVFLEDLLYEFGGRNCHWAACREVINLSDVIMEGGELVRN comes from the coding sequence ATGAAACTGGCCGAGATTCATGACGACGTGTTCATGTGCAACATCATGGTGTTCGCCGGGCATGGCGGGTTCTGCCGGGTCTACCGTAATCGCCCGAGGATGATCACGGTGCCTTCGAACACCACTATCACCTTCTGGTGCCCCGACCAGAGCGGCCAGTTTTCCAGCCTGAGCACGCTGGACAATGACATCGGCAAGCTCATCGACGTGACCAATGGGCTGTCGGAGATGTGCAAGACGATGCGTGCTAGCAACGATCGTCTGCCCGTCACCTATGAACCCGGTGATCAGATCAAGAACTACGTGCTGATGTCGCCACAGAGTCTGCAGCTAGGTGAGGCCCGCTCCCTGTCAAGGTTGGTGACGGTGCAGCAGAGCGGCATCGGTTCGACCAAGGGCGTGTTCCTGGAGGACCTCCTGTATGAATTCGGCGGCAGGAACTGCCATTGGGCGGCATGTCGCGAAGTGATCAATCTGAGCGACGTCATTATGGAAGGCGGGGAGCTGGTCAGAAACTGA
- the hrpA gene encoding ATP-dependent RNA helicase HrpA: protein MTDIASLHKNLDHALIADRHRLRRQLHELHKKPDEAKLAQWLERFQASCAKVEARRASVPRMRYDDALPIAAKRDEIKAALEKHQVLVIAGETGSGKTTQLPKICLEIGRGTHGLIGHTQPRRLAARSVATRVAEEIGTPLGELVGYQVRFEDQSNERSLIKLMTDGILLAETQHDRLLERYDTIIVDEAHERSLNIDFLLGYLKTLLPRRPDLKLIITSATIDLERFSKHFGDAPIVEVSGRTYPVETWYRPLAAEVDENGEALFDDLSVDQGILRALDEIADHERAEGKRPGDVLVFLPGEREIRDAAEVLRKANLRHTEVLPLYARLTPAEQQKIFAPMPGRKIVLATNVAETSLTVPGIRYVIDSGTARISRYSYRAKVQRLPIEAVSQASANQRKGRCGRVEPGICVRLYSEEDFLGRPQFTDPEILRTNLAAVILQMLHLRLGEIGDFPFIEPPDGKAVSDGFTLLQELSAVNREGQLTPLGRQLARLPVDPRLGRMVLEGASQGSLDEVLLITSALSVQDPRERPMERQQAADQAHAQWKDVDSDFAALVNLWRGFEEQRQALGSNALRTWCRKNFLNYMRLREWRDAHRQLTLICRELKLSINKEPADYPRVHKALLSGLLSQIGQKSEDGDYLGARQRRFWIHPSTVIAKKRPQWIMAAELVETTKLFARMVAKIDPDWLEPLAGHLVKKNHLEPHWEKRRGQVVAYEQVTLYGLIVVGRRPVHYGPIDPPVARELFIREGLVRGEIHSRAKCLAANRQLLERLDELEAKARRRDILADEETLFGYYAARLPEDIYQTASFEKWYERERAKNPELLIMREEDVLAREASEVTAAQYPDTLRIGELQLPLDYHFEPGHPRDGVTLRVPAPLLPQLPAERLDWLVPGLLEAKCVALVRNLPKAIRKNFVPVPDFVKAALAKLAFAQGSLPEALGRELQRMTGARVPEEAWAEAAGLLEHHLKMNIEVVDARGKFLGEGRDLAELTARFAEASQAALAIPQKQGEQRPVEAKGFAQVAEKTQQKVAGLSMTVYPALVEEGGSVKESRFPTQAEADWQHRRALQRLLLQQLAEPAKYLRGKLPGLTELGLLYRDMGRVDALVEDILLASLDSCILDGEASLPRDGAALASLAEKKRGAWAEHAERLARLTLDILKLWHGLQKRFKGRIDLAQAVALNDIKAQLGNLVYPGFVRETPAEWLKEVPRYLKAIEQRFDKIGAQLQRDRVWSGELAGYWEQYQARLAKHAQEGKRDPELVLYRWMLEEYRVSLFAQQLGTKMAVSDKRLNKQWTQVEG, encoded by the coding sequence ATGACCGACATCGCCTCCCTGCACAAGAACCTCGACCACGCCCTGATCGCCGACCGCCATCGCCTGCGCCGCCAGCTCCACGAGCTGCACAAGAAGCCGGACGAGGCGAAGCTCGCCCAGTGGCTGGAACGCTTCCAGGCTTCCTGCGCCAAGGTCGAGGCCCGTCGCGCCAGCGTGCCGCGCATGCGCTACGACGACGCCCTGCCCATCGCCGCCAAGCGCGACGAGATCAAGGCCGCCCTGGAGAAGCACCAGGTGCTGGTGATCGCCGGCGAGACCGGCTCGGGCAAGACCACCCAGCTGCCGAAGATCTGCCTGGAGATCGGCCGCGGCACCCACGGCCTGATCGGCCACACCCAGCCGCGCCGGCTGGCCGCGCGCAGCGTGGCGACCCGCGTGGCCGAGGAGATCGGCACGCCCCTGGGGGAACTGGTGGGCTACCAGGTGCGCTTCGAGGACCAGTCCAACGAGCGCAGCCTGATCAAGCTGATGACCGACGGCATCCTCCTGGCCGAAACCCAGCACGACCGCCTGCTCGAGCGCTACGACACGATCATCGTCGACGAGGCCCACGAGCGCAGCCTGAACATCGACTTCCTCCTGGGCTACCTGAAGACCCTGCTGCCACGACGCCCGGACCTGAAGCTGATCATCACCTCGGCGACCATCGACCTGGAGCGCTTTTCCAAGCACTTCGGCGACGCGCCCATCGTCGAGGTCTCCGGCCGCACCTACCCGGTGGAGACCTGGTACCGGCCCCTGGCCGCCGAGGTGGATGAGAACGGCGAGGCGCTGTTCGACGACCTGTCGGTGGACCAAGGCATCCTCCGCGCCCTGGACGAGATCGCCGACCACGAGCGCGCCGAAGGCAAGCGCCCGGGCGATGTGCTGGTGTTCCTCCCCGGCGAGCGCGAGATCCGCGACGCCGCCGAGGTGCTGCGCAAGGCCAACCTGCGCCACACCGAGGTGCTGCCGCTCTATGCACGGCTGACCCCGGCCGAGCAGCAGAAGATCTTCGCGCCCATGCCGGGCCGCAAGATCGTGCTCGCCACCAACGTCGCCGAAACCTCGCTGACGGTGCCCGGCATCCGCTACGTGATCGACAGCGGCACCGCGCGCATCAGCCGCTACAGCTACCGCGCCAAGGTCCAGCGCCTGCCCATCGAGGCCGTGTCCCAGGCCAGCGCCAACCAGCGCAAGGGCCGCTGCGGGCGGGTCGAGCCGGGCATCTGCGTGCGCCTGTACAGCGAGGAGGACTTCCTCGGCCGCCCGCAGTTCACCGACCCGGAGATCCTGCGCACCAACCTGGCGGCGGTGATCCTGCAGATGCTCCACCTGCGCCTGGGCGAGATCGGCGACTTCCCCTTCATCGAACCGCCGGACGGCAAGGCGGTGAGCGACGGCTTCACCCTGCTGCAGGAGCTCTCGGCAGTGAACCGCGAGGGCCAGCTCACGCCCCTGGGCCGCCAGCTGGCACGCCTGCCGGTGGACCCGCGCCTGGGCCGCATGGTGCTGGAAGGCGCCAGCCAGGGCAGCCTCGACGAGGTGCTGCTGATCACCAGTGCGCTCTCGGTGCAGGACCCGCGCGAACGGCCGATGGAACGCCAGCAGGCCGCCGACCAGGCCCACGCGCAATGGAAGGATGTGGATTCCGACTTCGCCGCGCTGGTCAACCTCTGGCGCGGCTTCGAGGAGCAGCGCCAGGCGCTGGGCTCCAACGCCCTGCGCACCTGGTGCCGGAAGAACTTCCTCAACTACATGCGCCTGCGCGAGTGGCGTGATGCCCACCGCCAGCTGACGCTGATCTGCCGCGAGCTCAAGCTCTCCATCAACAAGGAGCCGGCGGACTACCCGCGCGTGCACAAGGCGCTGCTCTCCGGCCTGCTCAGCCAGATCGGCCAGAAGAGCGAGGACGGCGACTACCTCGGCGCCCGCCAGCGGCGTTTCTGGATCCATCCCTCGACCGTGATCGCCAAGAAGCGCCCGCAGTGGATCATGGCCGCCGAGCTGGTGGAGACCACCAAGCTGTTCGCGCGCATGGTCGCCAAGATCGACCCCGACTGGCTGGAACCCCTGGCCGGCCACCTGGTGAAGAAGAACCACCTGGAGCCGCACTGGGAGAAGCGCCGTGGCCAGGTCGTGGCCTACGAGCAGGTCACCCTCTACGGGCTGATCGTGGTCGGCCGCCGCCCGGTGCACTACGGGCCCATCGACCCGCCGGTGGCGCGCGAGCTGTTCATCCGCGAGGGCCTGGTGCGCGGTGAGATCCACAGCCGCGCCAAGTGCCTGGCCGCCAACCGCCAGTTGCTGGAACGGCTCGACGAGCTGGAAGCCAAGGCCCGCCGCCGCGACATCCTCGCCGACGAGGAAACCCTCTTCGGCTACTACGCCGCGCGCCTGCCCGAGGACATCTACCAGACCGCCAGCTTCGAGAAGTGGTACGAGCGCGAGCGGGCGAAGAATCCCGAGCTGCTGATCATGCGCGAGGAGGACGTGCTGGCCCGCGAAGCCAGCGAAGTCACCGCCGCGCAGTACCCGGACACCCTGCGCATCGGCGAGCTTCAACTGCCGCTGGACTACCACTTCGAACCCGGCCACCCGCGTGACGGCGTGACCCTGCGGGTGCCCGCGCCCCTGTTGCCGCAGCTGCCCGCCGAGCGCCTCGACTGGCTGGTGCCCGGCCTGCTGGAAGCCAAGTGCGTGGCCCTGGTGCGCAACCTGCCCAAGGCCATCCGCAAGAACTTCGTGCCGGTGCCGGATTTCGTGAAGGCCGCGCTGGCCAAGCTGGCCTTCGCCCAGGGCTCGCTGCCCGAGGCGCTGGGCCGCGAACTGCAGCGCATGACCGGCGCCCGCGTGCCCGAGGAGGCCTGGGCGGAAGCCGCCGGCCTGCTGGAGCACCACCTGAAGATGAACATCGAGGTGGTGGACGCGCGCGGCAAGTTCCTCGGCGAAGGCCGTGACCTGGCCGAGCTGACCGCGCGCTTCGCCGAGGCCAGCCAGGCCGCCCTGGCCATCCCGCAGAAGCAGGGCGAGCAGCGCCCGGTGGAAGCCAAGGGCTTCGCCCAGGTGGCGGAGAAGACCCAGCAGAAGGTCGCCGGCCTGTCCATGACCGTCTACCCGGCGCTGGTGGAGGAGGGCGGCAGCGTCAAGGAAAGCCGCTTCCCCACCCAGGCCGAGGCCGACTGGCAGCACCGCCGCGCCCTGCAGCGGCTGCTGTTGCAACAACTGGCCGAGCCGGCCAAGTACCTGCGCGGCAAGCTGCCGGGCCTGACCGAGCTGGGCCTGCTGTACCGCGACATGGGCCGGGTCGACGCGCTGGTGGAGGACATCCTCCTGGCCAGCCTCGACAGCTGCATACTCGACGGCGAAGCCAGCCTGCCCCGCGATGGCGCGGCCCTGGCCTCGCTGGCGGAGAAGAAGCGCGGTGCCTGGGCCGAGCACGCCGAACGCCTGGCCCGCCTGACCCTGGACATCCTCAAGCTCTGGCATGGCCTGCAGAAGCGCTTCAAGGGCCGCATCGACCTGGCCCAGGCGGTGGCGCTCAACGACATCAAGGCGCAGCTGGGCAACCTCGTGTACCCCGGTTTCGTCCGCGAGACCCCGGCCGAGTGGCTGAAGGAAGTGCCGCGCTACCTCAAGGCCATCGAGCAGCGCTTCGACAAGATCGGCGCCCAGCTGCAGCGTGACCGCGTCTGGTCCGGCGAGCTGGCCGGCTATTGGGAGCAGTACCAGGCGCGCCTGGCCAAGCATGCCCAGGAAGGCAAGCGCGACCCCGAACTGGTGCTGTACCGCTGGATGCTGGAGGAGTACCGCGTGTCCCTCTTCGCCCAGCAGCTGGGGACGAAGATGGCGGTCTCCGACAAGCGTCTCAACAAGCAGTGGACCCAGGTGGAGGGTTGA
- a CDS encoding SGNH/GDSL hydrolase family protein, giving the protein MNVRRILLAWMLGVVVVGPTVAAENPSAKPVIGSASPQAVTGRPLSVLFVGNSYTFYNDLPRMVRQMSLDAAQPRPLDVRDVTFGGASLEAHWNRGVVQQVLASQHWDYVVIQDFSTMPVDNPEKTRTYVRLMAAEARKAGAQPILYLTWARQANPAMQAQLDAVYTGLANETHALLAPVGQAWKQALAATPQPHLFIEDGSHPSYSGSYLTASVFYALIYGVQPPAPSSEQAARLDHDSSSALQGFAWNSLQAQDLALRTVPAELRSLPITATR; this is encoded by the coding sequence ATGAACGTGCGTCGAATCCTCCTGGCCTGGATGCTGGGAGTTGTCGTCGTCGGCCCGACCGTGGCCGCTGAAAACCCGTCCGCGAAACCGGTGATCGGTTCCGCCTCGCCGCAGGCCGTGACCGGCCGCCCGCTCAGCGTGCTGTTCGTGGGCAACAGCTACACCTTCTACAACGACCTGCCGCGCATGGTCCGGCAGATGTCGCTCGACGCCGCCCAGCCGCGCCCGCTGGACGTGCGCGACGTCACCTTCGGCGGCGCGAGCCTTGAGGCCCACTGGAACCGCGGCGTGGTGCAGCAGGTGCTGGCCAGCCAGCACTGGGACTACGTGGTGATCCAGGACTTCAGCACCATGCCGGTGGACAACCCCGAGAAGACCCGCACCTACGTGCGCCTGATGGCCGCCGAGGCACGCAAGGCCGGCGCCCAGCCGATCCTCTACCTGACCTGGGCGCGCCAGGCGAACCCGGCCATGCAGGCGCAGCTCGATGCCGTCTACACCGGCCTGGCCAACGAGACCCACGCACTGCTGGCCCCGGTCGGGCAGGCCTGGAAGCAGGCCCTGGCGGCCACCCCGCAACCGCACCTGTTCATCGAGGACGGCAGCCACCCGAGCTACAGCGGCAGCTACCTGACCGCCTCGGTGTTCTACGCGCTGATCTACGGCGTGCAGCCGCCGGCACCGTCGTCCGAGCAGGCCGCGCGCCTGGACCACGACAGCAGCAGCGCCCTGCAGGGCTTCGCCTGGAACTCCCTGCAGGCCCAGGACCTGGCCCTGCGCACCGTCCCGGCCGAGCTGCGCAGCCTGCCGATCACCGCCACCCGCTGA
- the fadD1 gene encoding long-chain-fatty-acid--CoA ligase FadD1 yields the protein MTENFWKDKYPAGIPAEINADAYPNIQAVLKESCQRFADKPAFSNLGKTITYGELYELSGAFAAYLQQNTDLQPGDRIAVQLPNVLQYPIVVFGALRAGLTVVNTNPLYTAREMEHQFNDAGAKALVCLANMAHLAQDVLPRTGIKHVVVTEVGDMLPALKRLLVNSVVKYVKKMVPAYHLPQAVKLNDALAKGRGKPVKDASPAASDIAVLQYTGGTTGVAKGAMLTHRNLIANMLQCKALMGANLNEGCEVLITPLPLYHIYAFTFHCMSMMLTGNHNVLISNPRDLPTMVKELSNWKFTGFVGLNTLFVALCNNEDFRKLDFSALKLTLSGGMALQLAAAERWKDVTGCAICEGFGMTETSPVVSVNPFQSIQIGTIGIPVPSTLCKVVDDEGNDLAIGAIGELCVKGPQVMKGYWQRQDATDEILSADGWLKTGDIGLIQEDGYMRIVDRKKDMILVSGFNVYPNELEDVLATLPGVLQCAAIGIPDEKSGEAIKVFVVVKPGASLTKDEVMQHMRANVTGYKMPKAVEFRDSLPTTNVGKILRRELRDQELKKLKG from the coding sequence ATGACCGAAAATTTCTGGAAGGACAAGTATCCAGCAGGCATTCCTGCGGAAATCAATGCCGACGCGTACCCCAATATCCAGGCGGTATTGAAAGAGTCCTGCCAACGCTTTGCCGACAAGCCCGCTTTCAGCAACCTGGGCAAGACCATCACCTACGGTGAGCTCTACGAGCTGTCCGGCGCCTTCGCGGCCTACCTGCAACAGAACACCGACCTGCAACCCGGCGATCGCATCGCCGTGCAGCTGCCGAACGTGCTGCAGTACCCCATCGTGGTCTTCGGTGCCCTGCGCGCCGGCCTCACCGTGGTCAACACCAACCCGCTGTACACCGCGCGGGAGATGGAGCACCAGTTCAACGACGCCGGCGCCAAGGCCCTGGTCTGCCTGGCCAACATGGCCCACCTGGCCCAGGACGTCCTGCCGCGCACCGGCATCAAGCACGTCGTGGTCACCGAAGTCGGCGACATGCTGCCGGCGCTCAAGCGCCTCTTGGTCAACAGCGTCGTCAAGTACGTGAAGAAGATGGTCCCGGCCTATCACCTGCCCCAGGCGGTGAAGCTCAACGATGCCCTGGCCAAGGGCCGCGGCAAGCCGGTCAAGGATGCATCCCCGGCCGCCAGCGACATCGCCGTGCTGCAGTACACCGGCGGCACCACGGGCGTGGCCAAGGGCGCGATGCTGACCCACCGCAACCTGATCGCCAATATGCTGCAGTGCAAGGCACTGATGGGCGCCAACCTCAATGAAGGTTGCGAGGTGCTGATCACGCCGCTGCCGCTGTACCACATCTACGCCTTCACCTTCCATTGCATGTCCATGATGCTGACCGGCAACCACAACGTGCTGATCAGCAACCCCCGCGACCTGCCGACCATGGTCAAGGAACTGTCCAACTGGAAGTTCACCGGCTTCGTGGGGCTCAACACCCTGTTCGTCGCCCTGTGCAACAACGAGGACTTCCGCAAGCTGGACTTCTCCGCCCTCAAGCTGACCCTGTCCGGCGGCATGGCCCTGCAGCTGGCCGCGGCCGAGCGCTGGAAGGACGTCACCGGCTGCGCCATCTGCGAAGGCTTCGGCATGACCGAGACCAGCCCGGTGGTATCGGTGAACCCGTTCCAGAGCATCCAGATCGGCACCATCGGCATCCCGGTCCCCTCGACCCTGTGCAAGGTGGTCGACGACGAGGGCAACGACCTCGCCATCGGCGCCATCGGCGAGCTGTGCGTCAAGGGCCCGCAGGTGATGAAGGGCTACTGGCAGCGCCAGGACGCCACCGACGAGATCCTCTCGGCGGACGGCTGGCTGAAGACCGGCGACATCGGCCTGATCCAGGAAGACGGCTACATGCGCATCGTCGACCGCAAGAAGGACATGATCCTGGTCTCCGGTTTCAACGTGTACCCGAACGAGCTGGAAGACGTGCTCGCCACCCTGCCGGGCGTGCTGCAATGCGCCGCCATCGGCATCCCCGACGAGAAGTCCGGCGAGGCGATCAAGGTCTTCGTGGTGGTCAAGCCGGGTGCCAGCCTGACCAAGGACGAGGTGATGCAGCACATGCGCGCCAACGTCACCGGCTACAAGATGCCCAAGGCCGTCGAGTTCCGCGACAGCCTGCCGACCACCAACGTCGGCAAGATCCTGCGCCGTGAACTGCGTGACCAGGAACTGAAGAAGCTCAAGGGCTGA
- a CDS encoding DUF3087 domain-containing protein, with translation MFEIRPMSPELYRERTRRIAIGIAVLFIALAMLFATASVQLFGTPGGDNFRWNLAGVLAGLAVTVALVRLQFWPRPFMAPAVYGWGLKRSLMRVTNLMHRVKAGVAVNDPSAMKLLRFYHLGVTQMHQLDGNTSDLSQMVREIDAHREAMLAQGLDPEQGRLERDWLDAVKRFG, from the coding sequence CTGTTCGAAATCCGCCCCATGAGCCCCGAGCTGTACCGCGAGAGGACCCGGCGCATCGCCATCGGCATCGCCGTGCTGTTCATCGCCCTGGCGATGCTGTTCGCCACGGCCAGCGTGCAGCTGTTCGGCACCCCCGGTGGCGACAACTTCCGCTGGAACCTGGCTGGCGTACTGGCCGGGCTGGCGGTGACGGTGGCCCTGGTGCGCCTGCAGTTCTGGCCGCGCCCGTTCATGGCGCCGGCGGTCTATGGCTGGGGGCTCAAGCGCAGCCTGATGCGCGTCACCAACCTGATGCACCGGGTCAAGGCCGGTGTCGCCGTGAACGACCCGTCGGCGATGAAGCTGCTGCGCTTCTACCACCTGGGCGTGACCCAGATGCACCAGCTGGACGGCAACACCTCCGACCTCAGCCAGATGGTCCGCGAGATCGATGCGCACCGCGAGGCGATGCTGGCCCAGGGGCTCGACCCGGAGCAGGGGCGCCTGGAGCGCGACTGGCTGGACGCGGTCAAGCGCTTCGGCTGA
- the pnuC gene encoding nicotinamide riboside transporter PnuC, producing MPSTLELVADLVNLIAVLLAARNSVHTWSSGILGCVLFGWLFFESQLYADVTLQGFFIVTSALGWWAWLRGNAGTQLPVSRTAPGTLAWMAALAVVVALAYGALLHYFTDAYAPLVDSLVLTFSVLAQLLLMRRRLENWYAWLLVNTLAVPLYASRELYLTAGLYTLFWCNAWYGLYRWRRELREAAAPVAGQEPA from the coding sequence ATGCCTTCCACCCTCGAACTCGTCGCCGACCTGGTGAACCTGATCGCCGTGCTGCTGGCGGCGCGCAACAGCGTGCACACCTGGTCCAGCGGCATCCTCGGCTGCGTGCTGTTCGGCTGGTTGTTCTTCGAATCCCAGCTGTATGCCGACGTCACCCTGCAGGGTTTCTTCATCGTCACCAGCGCCCTGGGTTGGTGGGCCTGGTTGCGTGGCAACGCCGGCACCCAGCTGCCGGTGAGCCGCACCGCGCCAGGCACGCTGGCGTGGATGGCGGCCCTGGCGGTGGTGGTGGCGTTGGCCTATGGCGCACTGCTGCATTACTTCACCGATGCCTATGCACCGCTGGTGGACTCCCTGGTGCTGACTTTCAGCGTGCTGGCGCAGCTGTTGCTGATGCGCCGGCGCCTGGAGAACTGGTACGCCTGGCTGCTGGTGAACACCCTGGCGGTGCCGCTCTACGCCTCCCGCGAGCTGTACCTCACCGCCGGGCTCTACACGCTGTTCTGGTGCAACGCCTGGTACGGCCTGTACCGCTGGCGCCGTGAGCTGCGCGAGGCCGCCGCGCCGGTGGCCGGGCAGGAGCCGGCCTGA